The Burkholderia cepacia genome includes a region encoding these proteins:
- a CDS encoding GTP-binding protein: MNPAMNQPLPVTVLSGFLGAGKTTLLNHVLANRAGLKVAVIVNDLAAVNIDASLVRDAQALSHVEERLVEMSNGCICCTLRDDLLVEIRTLASEGRFDAIMIESTGIAEPMPIAETFTFVDDDGTSLSAIARLDTLVTVVDAYNFLRDYGSDDALATRGIAASEEDDRTLVELLIEQIEFCDVLVINKADLVGADELARLQHILARLNPRAHQVVSTFGNVPLDEVLNTGRFDFDEAANAPGWLASLDHDHDEHVEDHDHDHDPAHPHVHGEADEFGIGNFVYRARRPFHPARLWALLHQEWPGVLRSKGFFWLATRNDIAGSLSQAGGVCRHGPAGLWWAAQDRAEWPDDDELLAEIRAEWHGDLDDRAVGDRRQELVLIGIALDADAWREKLDACLLTDAEFALGAAGWTELFDDPFPVWDIDSHDDDDHGDTQILHRS; this comes from the coding sequence ATGAATCCGGCTATGAACCAGCCGTTGCCCGTCACCGTGCTGTCCGGTTTCCTCGGCGCCGGCAAGACCACGCTGCTCAACCATGTCCTCGCGAACCGCGCGGGCCTGAAAGTCGCCGTGATCGTCAACGATCTCGCAGCGGTCAACATCGACGCCTCGCTCGTGCGTGACGCGCAGGCGCTGTCGCACGTCGAGGAACGCCTCGTCGAGATGTCGAACGGCTGCATCTGCTGCACGCTGCGCGACGACCTGCTCGTCGAGATCCGCACGCTCGCGTCCGAAGGCCGCTTCGATGCGATCATGATCGAATCGACCGGTATCGCGGAGCCGATGCCGATTGCCGAGACCTTCACGTTCGTCGACGACGACGGCACGTCGCTGTCCGCGATCGCGCGGCTCGACACGCTCGTCACCGTGGTCGACGCGTACAACTTCCTCCGCGACTACGGCTCGGACGATGCGCTCGCAACCCGCGGCATCGCCGCCTCGGAGGAGGACGACCGCACGCTCGTCGAGCTGCTGATCGAGCAGATCGAATTCTGCGACGTGCTGGTGATCAACAAGGCCGACCTCGTCGGCGCCGACGAGCTCGCCCGCCTGCAGCACATCCTCGCGCGACTCAACCCGCGCGCGCACCAGGTCGTGTCGACGTTCGGCAACGTGCCGCTCGACGAAGTGCTGAACACGGGCCGCTTCGATTTCGACGAGGCCGCGAACGCGCCGGGCTGGCTCGCCTCGCTCGATCACGATCATGATGAGCACGTCGAAGACCATGACCATGACCACGACCCTGCGCATCCGCACGTGCACGGCGAAGCCGACGAATTCGGCATCGGCAATTTTGTTTACCGCGCGCGCCGGCCGTTTCATCCGGCGCGGCTCTGGGCGCTGCTGCACCAGGAGTGGCCGGGCGTGCTGCGCAGCAAGGGCTTCTTCTGGCTCGCGACGCGCAACGACATCGCGGGCTCGCTGTCGCAGGCGGGCGGCGTCTGCCGGCATGGCCCGGCAGGTCTGTGGTGGGCCGCGCAGGATCGCGCGGAATGGCCGGACGACGACGAACTGCTCGCGGAAATCCGCGCCGAATGGCACGGCGATCTCGACGATCGCGCGGTGGGCGATCGCCGGCAGGAACTCGTGCTGATCGGCATCGCGCTCGACGCGGATGCATGGCGCGAGAAACTCGATGCGTGCCTGCTGACCGATGCGGAATTCGCGCTCGGCGCCGCAGGGTGGACGGAGCTGTTCGACGATCCGTTCCCGGTGTGGGATATCGATTCGCACGACGACGACGATCACGGCGACACGCAGATCCTGCATCGTTCGTAA
- a CDS encoding HU family DNA-binding protein, whose amino-acid sequence MNKQELIDAVAAQTGASKAQTGETLDTLLEVIKKAVSKGDAVQLIGFGSFGSGKRAARTGRNPKTGETIKIPAAKTVKFTAGKAFKDAVNKR is encoded by the coding sequence ATGAACAAACAGGAACTGATCGACGCCGTCGCCGCCCAAACGGGCGCCAGCAAGGCTCAAACCGGCGAAACGCTGGACACGCTGCTCGAAGTCATCAAGAAGGCCGTGTCGAAGGGTGATGCGGTTCAGCTGATCGGCTTCGGCAGCTTCGGTTCGGGCAAGCGCGCAGCACGTACGGGCCGCAACCCGAAGACGGGCGAAACCATCAAGATCCCGGCAGCCAAGACGGTCAAGTTCACGGCTGGCAAGGCGTTCAAGGACGCCGTCAACAAGCGTTAA
- a CDS encoding lytic transglycosylase domain-containing protein, which yields MNRRFVSIALMIAAGACFASANARADCFDEAAKYQQVNPLILRAIAWQESRNRPGALNKNTNGSVDYGLMQINSIHLPTLSRYGIGRDTLMEPCKNVYIAAWHLKQKMNRYGNTWQAVGAYHSETPSLRDKYARQIAAILTQWKLLPPQP from the coding sequence ATGAACAGACGGTTCGTTTCGATCGCGTTGATGATCGCCGCCGGCGCATGTTTCGCCAGCGCGAACGCTCGCGCGGACTGTTTCGACGAGGCGGCAAAATATCAGCAGGTCAATCCGCTGATCCTGCGCGCGATCGCGTGGCAGGAGTCGCGCAACCGGCCCGGCGCGCTGAACAAGAACACGAACGGCTCGGTCGACTACGGCCTGATGCAGATCAATTCGATCCACCTGCCGACGCTGTCGCGCTACGGGATCGGCCGCGATACGCTGATGGAGCCGTGCAAGAACGTCTACATCGCCGCGTGGCATCTCAAGCAGAAGATGAACCGCTACGGCAACACGTGGCAGGCGGTCGGCGCCTATCATTCGGAAACACCGTCGCTGCGCGACAAGTACGCGCGGCAGATCGCCGCCATCCTGACGCAGTGGAAATTGCTGCCGCCGCAGCCGTGA